A window of the Cicer arietinum cultivar CDC Frontier isolate Library 1 chromosome 6, Cicar.CDCFrontier_v2.0, whole genome shotgun sequence genome harbors these coding sequences:
- the LOC101506830 gene encoding autophagy-related protein 3 isoform X2 yields the protein MVLSQKLHEAFKGTVERITGPRTVSAFKEKGVLSVSEFILAGDNLVAKCPTWSWESGEPSKRKSYLPSEKQFLITRNVPCLRRAASIEEEYEAAGGEVLLDDEDNDGWLATHGKPKETKSEEDDNLPSMESLEISKKSSIRKASTYMEGKEDDDIPDMAEFEETDNIIEIDPSRMLLQPEHVLEDVSQDHARKTVTIEDHPHLPGKHASIHPCRHGAVMKKIIDVLMSRGVEPEVDKYLFLFLKFMASVIPTIEYDYTMDFDLGSSSN from the exons atgGTTCTTTCTCAAAAGCTTCACGAAGCTTTCAAAGGCACTGTTGAGAGAATCACTGGTCCAAGAACCGTTTCtgcttttaaagaaaaaggAGTTCTTAGTGTCTCCGAATTCATCCTTGCTGGCGATAATCTCGTTGCCAAATGCCCTACCTGGTCATG GGAATCGGGTGAGCCAAGCAAGAGGAAGTCATATTTACCATCTGAGAAACAATTTTTGATTACTAGAAATG TGCCTTGTCTGCGGAGAGCTGCATCTATTGAAGAAGAATATGAAGCTGCTGGAGGGGAAGTTCTActtgatgatgaagataatgATGGATGGCTAGCAACTCATGGAAAACCTAAAG aaaCTAAATCTGAGGAAGATGACAATTTACCTTCCATGGAAAGCCTAGAAATCAGCAAGAAGAGTTCTATTAGGAAAGCATCTACGTACATGGAAGGTAAGGAGGATGATGATATTCCTGATATGGCAGAGTTTGAAGAAACTGACAACATTATTGAGATAGATCCT TCAAGAATGTTATTGCAACCAGAACATGTCCTTGAAGATGTTAGTCAAGACCATGCACGCAAAACG GTAACAATTGAGGATCACCCTCACTTGCCTGGGAAGCATGCATCTATTCATCCATGTCGACATGGAGCAGTTATGAAGAAAATCATCGATGTGTTGATGTCACGTGGAGTTGAGCCTGAAGTTGACAA GTACCTATTTCTTTTCTTGAAATTTATGGCCTCTGTAATTCCAACAATTGAGTATGATTACACCATGGACTTCGATCTTGGTAGCTCCAGCAATTGA
- the LOC101506830 gene encoding autophagy-related protein 3 isoform X1, protein MVLSQKLHEAFKGTVERITGPRTVSAFKEKGVLSVSEFILAGDNLVAKCPTWSWESGEPSKRKSYLPSEKQFLITRNVPCLRRAASIEEEYEAAGGEVLLDDEDNDGWLATHGKPKETKSEEDDNLPSMESLEISKKSSIRKASTYMEGKEDDDIPDMAEFEETDNIIEIDPSTYLVAHEPDDDNILRTRTYDISITYDKYYQTPRVWLTGYDESRMLLQPEHVLEDVSQDHARKTVTIEDHPHLPGKHASIHPCRHGAVMKKIIDVLMSRGVEPEVDKYLFLFLKFMASVIPTIEYDYTMDFDLGSSSN, encoded by the exons atgGTTCTTTCTCAAAAGCTTCACGAAGCTTTCAAAGGCACTGTTGAGAGAATCACTGGTCCAAGAACCGTTTCtgcttttaaagaaaaaggAGTTCTTAGTGTCTCCGAATTCATCCTTGCTGGCGATAATCTCGTTGCCAAATGCCCTACCTGGTCATG GGAATCGGGTGAGCCAAGCAAGAGGAAGTCATATTTACCATCTGAGAAACAATTTTTGATTACTAGAAATG TGCCTTGTCTGCGGAGAGCTGCATCTATTGAAGAAGAATATGAAGCTGCTGGAGGGGAAGTTCTActtgatgatgaagataatgATGGATGGCTAGCAACTCATGGAAAACCTAAAG aaaCTAAATCTGAGGAAGATGACAATTTACCTTCCATGGAAAGCCTAGAAATCAGCAAGAAGAGTTCTATTAGGAAAGCATCTACGTACATGGAAGGTAAGGAGGATGATGATATTCCTGATATGGCAGAGTTTGAAGAAACTGACAACATTATTGAGATAGATCCT TCCACATATCTAGTAGCTCATGAACCTGATGATGATAATATTCTACGGACCCGCACCTATGATATCAGCATTAC GTATGATAAGTATTATCAAACACCTCGGGTGTGGCTTACTGGCTATGATGAG TCAAGAATGTTATTGCAACCAGAACATGTCCTTGAAGATGTTAGTCAAGACCATGCACGCAAAACG GTAACAATTGAGGATCACCCTCACTTGCCTGGGAAGCATGCATCTATTCATCCATGTCGACATGGAGCAGTTATGAAGAAAATCATCGATGTGTTGATGTCACGTGGAGTTGAGCCTGAAGTTGACAA GTACCTATTTCTTTTCTTGAAATTTATGGCCTCTGTAATTCCAACAATTGAGTATGATTACACCATGGACTTCGATCTTGGTAGCTCCAGCAATTGA